A stretch of Lathamus discolor isolate bLatDis1 unplaced genomic scaffold, bLatDis1.hap1 Scaffold_197, whole genome shotgun sequence DNA encodes these proteins:
- the ICAM5 gene encoding intercellular adhesion molecule 5 isoform X2 — MGPSGTAVLLLLPPLILALAGVACSTFTVGAWPRVAVVPFGGSVAINCSRSTCPGGNATLGLDTPLPVALGAGGRRWQSFWLLNVSQWNPSTATCYGHCGDTQANASAGVLVYRLPERVVLEPVPALAVGESRNLTCHVLEVAPVGNLTVTLRRGAETLRTASFGAVNGSTSVSVTHVLSAGPGDHGQDVTCHAELSLRPHGPLFARAAIPIRLSVFALPEPPQLLAPAHLELGTTSTATCQLTGAFPAGDVRFTLTLAGQSLNFTTRVAGDVLTSVTMLSPSTVGPQELTCTTAVATAARTAQRQLQVYRFPAPILELSPAPAPAGSKVLVRCHISAAEPPALWLQLHDADSKILAEGPHSQLELPLVASREDNGRRFRCQARLDINATTVTKDVDTQLSVLYMPELTASDCPGNRTWLRGTWEALSCHATGNPVPTVVCGRDGVTVSTRVPELVTRSRAGTYLCNATNSLGTQSRLVTVRVEYEPMLTERGCPMHRIWVEGERRELSCRADGDPPPSTRCARDGGTMGRSGMHRVVHRADAGRYVCRATNKHGTAVRSVVVTVEYEPSMAEPGCPAQRLWVEGRPAELVCAATGNPQPHVACAKLGDGHHLMAMSTNVTRAHAGTYQCQATNSRGSALRNVTIAVEYSPGTVTLRVLPSATVSRGTSFSVECRAEGLPPPTYGWVLPPAPNLRFGAGNRSVAVAGAAAANRGLYTCTASNRHGWQTGSVLVQVDESRLVLVASLGSVGAVTVVGLAAAGGYYLKSTACKKGEYNVRDAEGSLEAACLHRQHRGQAEVYGIQLTQP; from the exons ATGGGCCCCTCCGGCACggccgtgctgctgctgctgcccccccTCATCCTGGCACTTGCAG GGGTAGCCTGCAGCACGTTCACGGTGGGGGCCTGGCCAAGGGTGGCCGTGGTGCCCTTTGGGGGCTCGGTGGCCATCAACTGCAGCCGCAGCACTTGCCCGGGGGGCAACGCCACGTTGGGGCTGGACACCCCCTTACCTGTGGCTCTGGGGGCCGGTGGGCGCCGTTGGCAAAGCTTCTGGCTCCTCAACGTGTCCCAGTGGAACCCCAGCACCGCCACGTGCTACGGGCACTGTGGTGACACCCAAGCCAATGCCAGCGCCGGGGTCCTTGTGTACC GGCTACCGGAGCGGGTGGTGCTGGAGCCAGTGCCAGCTTTGGCGGTGGGTGAGAGCAGGAACCTTACGTGCCATGTGCTAGAGGTGGCTCCAGTGGGCAACTTGACAGTGACATTGCGCCGAGGGGCTGAAACGCTGAGGACAGCGAGTTTTGGTGCTGTGAATGGCAGCACCAGCGTGTCTGTCACCCATGTGCTAAGCGCCGGGCCCGGGGACCACGGGCAGGATGTCACCTGCCATGCTGAGCTGTCTCTGCGGCCACATGGGCCCCTCTTCGCCCGCGCCGCCATTCCCATCAGGCTCTCAGTGTTCG CTCTCCCAGAGCCACCGCAGCTCCTGGCTCCGGCCCACCTGGAGCTCGGCACCACCAGCACCGCCACCTGCCAGCTCACCGGTGCCTTCCCTGCTGGCGACGTCCGCTTCACCCTCACACTGGCCGGGCAGAGCCTGAACTTCACCACGAGAGTGGCTGGGGACGTGCTGACCAGTGTCACCATGCTGTCACCCAGCACCGTGGGACCACAGGAGCTGACCTGCACCACCGCGGTGGCCACAGCTGCGCGTACTGCACAGAGGCAGCTCCAAGTCTACC GCTtcccagcacccatcctggagctgagcccagcgccagctccagCAGGCAGCAAGGTGCTGGTGAGGTGCCACATTAGTGCTGCCGAGCCCCCAGCACTGTGGCTACAGCTCCATGATGCTGACAGCAAGATCCTGGCCGAGGGGCCACATTCCCAGCTGGAGCTGCCGCTGGTGGCCAGCCGTGAAGACAACGGGCGGCGATTCAGGTGCCAGGCCAGACTGGACATCAATGCCACCACAGTGACAAAGGACGTGGACACCCAGCTCTCTGTGCTCT ATATGCCAGAGCTGACAGCGAGTGACTGTCCTGGGAACCGGACGTGGCTGCGGGGGACATGGGAAGCTCTTTCCTGCCATGCCACTGGCAACCCTGTGCCCACTGTAGTGTGTGGCCGAGATGGCGTCACTGTCAGCACCAGGGTCCCAGAGCTGGTCACCCGCTCCCGAGCCGGCACCTACCTCTGCAATGCCACCAACAGCTTGGGGACACAGAGCCGGCTTGTTACTGTCCGCGTGGAGT ATGAGCCCATGCTGACGGAGAGGGGCTGCCCCATGCACCGGATCTGGGTGGAGGGCGAGCGGCGGGAGCTGTCGTGTCGCGCCGATGGGGACCCGCCACCCAGCACCCGCTGCGCCCGCGACGGTGGCACCATGGGCAGGTCGGGAATGCACCGGGTGGTTCACCGCGCCGATGCCGGGCGCTACGTCTGCCGGGCCACCAACAAGCACGGCACTGCAGTGCGCAGCGTGGTGGTGACAGTGGAGT ATGAGCCAAGCATGGCAGAGCCCGGGTGCCCAGCACAGAGGCTCTGGGTTGAGGGGAGGCCAGCGGAGCTGGTCTGTGCAGCCACTGGCAACCCCCAGCCCCACGTCGCCTGTGCCAAGCTTGGGGATGGCCACCACCTCATGGCAATGAGCACCAATGTCACCCGCGCCCACGCTGGCACCTACCAGTGCCAGGCCACCAACAGCCGCGGCTCAGCCCTGCGCAACGTCACCATCGCTGTCGAGT ACAGCCCAGGCACTGTCACCCTGCGTGTCCTGCCCTCGGCCACCGTCTCCCGCGGCACCAGCTTCAGCGTGGAATGTCGTGCCGAGGGGCTGCCCCCCCCCACCTATGGCTGGGTGCTGCCACCCGCTCCCAACCTCCGCTTTGGCGCTGGTAACCGCAGCGTCGCTGtcgccggggccgccgccgctAACAGGGGGCTTTATACCTGCACCGCAAGCAACCGGCACGGCTGGCAGACCGGCAGCGTCCTGGTGCAGGTGGACG AGAGCCGGTTGGTGCTGGTGGCATCGCTGGGCTCGGTGGGCGCCGTTACCGTGGTGGGTTTGGCGGCTGCCGGGGGTTATTACCTCAAATCAACGGCATGCAAGAAGGGGGAATACAACGTGCGGGACGCCGAGGGCTCGTTGGAAGCCGCCTGCCTGCACCGGCAGCACCGCGGCCAAGCTGAGGTCTATGGCATCCAGCTCACACAGCCATAA
- the ICAM5 gene encoding intercellular adhesion molecule 5 isoform X3, protein MGPSGTAVLLLLPPLILALAGLPERVVLEPVPALAVGESRNLTCHVLEVAPVGNLTVTLRRGAETLRTASFGAVNGSTSVSVTHVLSAGPGDHGQDVTCHAELSLRPHGPLFARAAIPIRLSVFALPEPPQLLAPAHLELGTTSTATCQLTGAFPAGDVRFTLTLAGQSLNFTTRVAGDVLTSVTMLSPSTVGPQELTCTTAVATAARTAQRQLQVYRFPAPILELSPAPAPAGSKVLVRCHISAAEPPALWLQLHDADSKILAEGPHSQLELPLVASREDNGRRFRCQARLDINATTVTKDVDTQLSVLYMPELTASDCPGNRTWLRGTWEALSCHATGNPVPTVVCGRDGVTVSTRVPELVTRSRAGTYLCNATNSLGTQSRLVTVRVEYEPMLTERGCPMHRIWVEGERRELSCRADGDPPPSTRCARDGGTMGRSGMHRVVHRADAGRYVCRATNKHGTAVRSVVVTVEYEPSMAEPGCPAQRLWVEGRPAELVCAATGNPQPHVACAKLGDGHHLMAMSTNVTRAHAGTYQCQATNSRGSALRNVTIAVEYSPGTVTLRVLPSATVSRGTSFSVECRAEGLPPPTYGWVLPPAPNLRFGAGNRSVAVAGAAAANRGLYTCTASNRHGWQTGSVLVQVDGELGATGKHGGDTATELPPTLCPPVREPVGAGGIAGLGGRRYRGGFGGCRGLLPQINGMQEGGIQRAGRRGLVGSRLPAPAAPRPS, encoded by the exons ATGGGCCCCTCCGGCACggccgtgctgctgctgctgcccccccTCATCCTGGCACTTGCAG GGCTACCGGAGCGGGTGGTGCTGGAGCCAGTGCCAGCTTTGGCGGTGGGTGAGAGCAGGAACCTTACGTGCCATGTGCTAGAGGTGGCTCCAGTGGGCAACTTGACAGTGACATTGCGCCGAGGGGCTGAAACGCTGAGGACAGCGAGTTTTGGTGCTGTGAATGGCAGCACCAGCGTGTCTGTCACCCATGTGCTAAGCGCCGGGCCCGGGGACCACGGGCAGGATGTCACCTGCCATGCTGAGCTGTCTCTGCGGCCACATGGGCCCCTCTTCGCCCGCGCCGCCATTCCCATCAGGCTCTCAGTGTTCG CTCTCCCAGAGCCACCGCAGCTCCTGGCTCCGGCCCACCTGGAGCTCGGCACCACCAGCACCGCCACCTGCCAGCTCACCGGTGCCTTCCCTGCTGGCGACGTCCGCTTCACCCTCACACTGGCCGGGCAGAGCCTGAACTTCACCACGAGAGTGGCTGGGGACGTGCTGACCAGTGTCACCATGCTGTCACCCAGCACCGTGGGACCACAGGAGCTGACCTGCACCACCGCGGTGGCCACAGCTGCGCGTACTGCACAGAGGCAGCTCCAAGTCTACC GCTtcccagcacccatcctggagctgagcccagcgccagctccagCAGGCAGCAAGGTGCTGGTGAGGTGCCACATTAGTGCTGCCGAGCCCCCAGCACTGTGGCTACAGCTCCATGATGCTGACAGCAAGATCCTGGCCGAGGGGCCACATTCCCAGCTGGAGCTGCCGCTGGTGGCCAGCCGTGAAGACAACGGGCGGCGATTCAGGTGCCAGGCCAGACTGGACATCAATGCCACCACAGTGACAAAGGACGTGGACACCCAGCTCTCTGTGCTCT ATATGCCAGAGCTGACAGCGAGTGACTGTCCTGGGAACCGGACGTGGCTGCGGGGGACATGGGAAGCTCTTTCCTGCCATGCCACTGGCAACCCTGTGCCCACTGTAGTGTGTGGCCGAGATGGCGTCACTGTCAGCACCAGGGTCCCAGAGCTGGTCACCCGCTCCCGAGCCGGCACCTACCTCTGCAATGCCACCAACAGCTTGGGGACACAGAGCCGGCTTGTTACTGTCCGCGTGGAGT ATGAGCCCATGCTGACGGAGAGGGGCTGCCCCATGCACCGGATCTGGGTGGAGGGCGAGCGGCGGGAGCTGTCGTGTCGCGCCGATGGGGACCCGCCACCCAGCACCCGCTGCGCCCGCGACGGTGGCACCATGGGCAGGTCGGGAATGCACCGGGTGGTTCACCGCGCCGATGCCGGGCGCTACGTCTGCCGGGCCACCAACAAGCACGGCACTGCAGTGCGCAGCGTGGTGGTGACAGTGGAGT ATGAGCCAAGCATGGCAGAGCCCGGGTGCCCAGCACAGAGGCTCTGGGTTGAGGGGAGGCCAGCGGAGCTGGTCTGTGCAGCCACTGGCAACCCCCAGCCCCACGTCGCCTGTGCCAAGCTTGGGGATGGCCACCACCTCATGGCAATGAGCACCAATGTCACCCGCGCCCACGCTGGCACCTACCAGTGCCAGGCCACCAACAGCCGCGGCTCAGCCCTGCGCAACGTCACCATCGCTGTCGAGT ACAGCCCAGGCACTGTCACCCTGCGTGTCCTGCCCTCGGCCACCGTCTCCCGCGGCACCAGCTTCAGCGTGGAATGTCGTGCCGAGGGGCTGCCCCCCCCCACCTATGGCTGGGTGCTGCCACCCGCTCCCAACCTCCGCTTTGGCGCTGGTAACCGCAGCGTCGCTGtcgccggggccgccgccgctAACAGGGGGCTTTATACCTGCACCGCAAGCAACCGGCACGGCTGGCAGACCGGCAGCGTCCTGGTGCAGGTGGACGGTGAGCTGGGGGCTACAGGGAAACACGGGGGTGACACTGCCACTGAGCTGCCACCCACACTTTGCCCTCCTGTTAGAGAGCCGGTTGGTGCTGGTGGCATCGCTGGGCTCGGTGGGCGCCGTTACCGTGGTGGGTTTGGCGGCTGCCGGGGGTTATTACCTCAAATCAACGGCATGCAAGAAGGGGGAATACAACGTGCGGGACGCCGAGGGCTCGTTGGAAGCCGCCTGCCTGCACCGGCAGCACCGCGGCCAAGCTGA
- the ICAM5 gene encoding intercellular adhesion molecule 5 isoform X1 — translation MGPSGTAVLLLLPPLILALAGVACSTFTVGAWPRVAVVPFGGSVAINCSRSTCPGGNATLGLDTPLPVALGAGGRRWQSFWLLNVSQWNPSTATCYGHCGDTQANASAGVLVYRLPERVVLEPVPALAVGESRNLTCHVLEVAPVGNLTVTLRRGAETLRTASFGAVNGSTSVSVTHVLSAGPGDHGQDVTCHAELSLRPHGPLFARAAIPIRLSVFALPEPPQLLAPAHLELGTTSTATCQLTGAFPAGDVRFTLTLAGQSLNFTTRVAGDVLTSVTMLSPSTVGPQELTCTTAVATAARTAQRQLQVYRFPAPILELSPAPAPAGSKVLVRCHISAAEPPALWLQLHDADSKILAEGPHSQLELPLVASREDNGRRFRCQARLDINATTVTKDVDTQLSVLYMPELTASDCPGNRTWLRGTWEALSCHATGNPVPTVVCGRDGVTVSTRVPELVTRSRAGTYLCNATNSLGTQSRLVTVRVEYEPMLTERGCPMHRIWVEGERRELSCRADGDPPPSTRCARDGGTMGRSGMHRVVHRADAGRYVCRATNKHGTAVRSVVVTVEYEPSMAEPGCPAQRLWVEGRPAELVCAATGNPQPHVACAKLGDGHHLMAMSTNVTRAHAGTYQCQATNSRGSALRNVTIAVEYSPGTVTLRVLPSATVSRGTSFSVECRAEGLPPPTYGWVLPPAPNLRFGAGNRSVAVAGAAAANRGLYTCTASNRHGWQTGSVLVQVDGELGATGKHGGDTATELPPTLCPPVREPVGAGGIAGLGGRRYRGGFGGCRGLLPQINGMQEGGIQRAGRRGLVGSRLPAPAAPRPS, via the exons ATGGGCCCCTCCGGCACggccgtgctgctgctgctgcccccccTCATCCTGGCACTTGCAG GGGTAGCCTGCAGCACGTTCACGGTGGGGGCCTGGCCAAGGGTGGCCGTGGTGCCCTTTGGGGGCTCGGTGGCCATCAACTGCAGCCGCAGCACTTGCCCGGGGGGCAACGCCACGTTGGGGCTGGACACCCCCTTACCTGTGGCTCTGGGGGCCGGTGGGCGCCGTTGGCAAAGCTTCTGGCTCCTCAACGTGTCCCAGTGGAACCCCAGCACCGCCACGTGCTACGGGCACTGTGGTGACACCCAAGCCAATGCCAGCGCCGGGGTCCTTGTGTACC GGCTACCGGAGCGGGTGGTGCTGGAGCCAGTGCCAGCTTTGGCGGTGGGTGAGAGCAGGAACCTTACGTGCCATGTGCTAGAGGTGGCTCCAGTGGGCAACTTGACAGTGACATTGCGCCGAGGGGCTGAAACGCTGAGGACAGCGAGTTTTGGTGCTGTGAATGGCAGCACCAGCGTGTCTGTCACCCATGTGCTAAGCGCCGGGCCCGGGGACCACGGGCAGGATGTCACCTGCCATGCTGAGCTGTCTCTGCGGCCACATGGGCCCCTCTTCGCCCGCGCCGCCATTCCCATCAGGCTCTCAGTGTTCG CTCTCCCAGAGCCACCGCAGCTCCTGGCTCCGGCCCACCTGGAGCTCGGCACCACCAGCACCGCCACCTGCCAGCTCACCGGTGCCTTCCCTGCTGGCGACGTCCGCTTCACCCTCACACTGGCCGGGCAGAGCCTGAACTTCACCACGAGAGTGGCTGGGGACGTGCTGACCAGTGTCACCATGCTGTCACCCAGCACCGTGGGACCACAGGAGCTGACCTGCACCACCGCGGTGGCCACAGCTGCGCGTACTGCACAGAGGCAGCTCCAAGTCTACC GCTtcccagcacccatcctggagctgagcccagcgccagctccagCAGGCAGCAAGGTGCTGGTGAGGTGCCACATTAGTGCTGCCGAGCCCCCAGCACTGTGGCTACAGCTCCATGATGCTGACAGCAAGATCCTGGCCGAGGGGCCACATTCCCAGCTGGAGCTGCCGCTGGTGGCCAGCCGTGAAGACAACGGGCGGCGATTCAGGTGCCAGGCCAGACTGGACATCAATGCCACCACAGTGACAAAGGACGTGGACACCCAGCTCTCTGTGCTCT ATATGCCAGAGCTGACAGCGAGTGACTGTCCTGGGAACCGGACGTGGCTGCGGGGGACATGGGAAGCTCTTTCCTGCCATGCCACTGGCAACCCTGTGCCCACTGTAGTGTGTGGCCGAGATGGCGTCACTGTCAGCACCAGGGTCCCAGAGCTGGTCACCCGCTCCCGAGCCGGCACCTACCTCTGCAATGCCACCAACAGCTTGGGGACACAGAGCCGGCTTGTTACTGTCCGCGTGGAGT ATGAGCCCATGCTGACGGAGAGGGGCTGCCCCATGCACCGGATCTGGGTGGAGGGCGAGCGGCGGGAGCTGTCGTGTCGCGCCGATGGGGACCCGCCACCCAGCACCCGCTGCGCCCGCGACGGTGGCACCATGGGCAGGTCGGGAATGCACCGGGTGGTTCACCGCGCCGATGCCGGGCGCTACGTCTGCCGGGCCACCAACAAGCACGGCACTGCAGTGCGCAGCGTGGTGGTGACAGTGGAGT ATGAGCCAAGCATGGCAGAGCCCGGGTGCCCAGCACAGAGGCTCTGGGTTGAGGGGAGGCCAGCGGAGCTGGTCTGTGCAGCCACTGGCAACCCCCAGCCCCACGTCGCCTGTGCCAAGCTTGGGGATGGCCACCACCTCATGGCAATGAGCACCAATGTCACCCGCGCCCACGCTGGCACCTACCAGTGCCAGGCCACCAACAGCCGCGGCTCAGCCCTGCGCAACGTCACCATCGCTGTCGAGT ACAGCCCAGGCACTGTCACCCTGCGTGTCCTGCCCTCGGCCACCGTCTCCCGCGGCACCAGCTTCAGCGTGGAATGTCGTGCCGAGGGGCTGCCCCCCCCCACCTATGGCTGGGTGCTGCCACCCGCTCCCAACCTCCGCTTTGGCGCTGGTAACCGCAGCGTCGCTGtcgccggggccgccgccgctAACAGGGGGCTTTATACCTGCACCGCAAGCAACCGGCACGGCTGGCAGACCGGCAGCGTCCTGGTGCAGGTGGACGGTGAGCTGGGGGCTACAGGGAAACACGGGGGTGACACTGCCACTGAGCTGCCACCCACACTTTGCCCTCCTGTTAGAGAGCCGGTTGGTGCTGGTGGCATCGCTGGGCTCGGTGGGCGCCGTTACCGTGGTGGGTTTGGCGGCTGCCGGGGGTTATTACCTCAAATCAACGGCATGCAAGAAGGGGGAATACAACGTGCGGGACGCCGAGGGCTCGTTGGAAGCCGCCTGCCTGCACCGGCAGCACCGCGGCCAAGCTGA
- the ICAM5 gene encoding intercellular adhesion molecule 5 isoform X4, with amino-acid sequence MGPSGTAVLLLLPPLILALAGVACSTFTVGAWPRVAVVPFGGSVAINCSRSTCPGGNATLGLDTPLPVALGAGGRRWQSFWLLNVSQWNPSTATCYGHCGDTQANASAGVLVYRLPERVVLEPVPALAVGESRNLTCHVLEVAPVGNLTVTLRRGAETLRTASFGAVNGSTSVSVTHVLSAGPGDHGQDVTCHAELSLRPHGPLFARAAIPIRLSVFALPEPPQLLAPAHLELGTTSTATCQLTGAFPAGDVRFTLTLAGQSLNFTTRVAGDVLTSVTMLSPSTVGPQELTCTTAVATAARTAQRQLQVYRFPAPILELSPAPAPAGSKVLVRCHISAAEPPALWLQLHDADSKILAEGPHSQLELPLVASREDNGRRFRCQARLDINATTVTKDVDTQLSVLYMPELTASDCPGNRTWLRGTWEALSCHATGNPVPTVVCGRDGVTVSTRVPELVTRSRAGTYLCNATNSLGTQSRLVTVRVEYEPMLTERGCPMHRIWVEGERRELSCRADGDPPPSTRCARDGGTMGRSGMHRVVHRADAGRYVCRATNKHGTAVRSVVVTVEYEPSMAEPGCPAQRLWVEGRPAELVCAATGNPQPHVACAKLGDGHHLMAMSTNVTRAHAGTYQCQATNSRGSALRNVTIAVE; translated from the exons ATGGGCCCCTCCGGCACggccgtgctgctgctgctgcccccccTCATCCTGGCACTTGCAG GGGTAGCCTGCAGCACGTTCACGGTGGGGGCCTGGCCAAGGGTGGCCGTGGTGCCCTTTGGGGGCTCGGTGGCCATCAACTGCAGCCGCAGCACTTGCCCGGGGGGCAACGCCACGTTGGGGCTGGACACCCCCTTACCTGTGGCTCTGGGGGCCGGTGGGCGCCGTTGGCAAAGCTTCTGGCTCCTCAACGTGTCCCAGTGGAACCCCAGCACCGCCACGTGCTACGGGCACTGTGGTGACACCCAAGCCAATGCCAGCGCCGGGGTCCTTGTGTACC GGCTACCGGAGCGGGTGGTGCTGGAGCCAGTGCCAGCTTTGGCGGTGGGTGAGAGCAGGAACCTTACGTGCCATGTGCTAGAGGTGGCTCCAGTGGGCAACTTGACAGTGACATTGCGCCGAGGGGCTGAAACGCTGAGGACAGCGAGTTTTGGTGCTGTGAATGGCAGCACCAGCGTGTCTGTCACCCATGTGCTAAGCGCCGGGCCCGGGGACCACGGGCAGGATGTCACCTGCCATGCTGAGCTGTCTCTGCGGCCACATGGGCCCCTCTTCGCCCGCGCCGCCATTCCCATCAGGCTCTCAGTGTTCG CTCTCCCAGAGCCACCGCAGCTCCTGGCTCCGGCCCACCTGGAGCTCGGCACCACCAGCACCGCCACCTGCCAGCTCACCGGTGCCTTCCCTGCTGGCGACGTCCGCTTCACCCTCACACTGGCCGGGCAGAGCCTGAACTTCACCACGAGAGTGGCTGGGGACGTGCTGACCAGTGTCACCATGCTGTCACCCAGCACCGTGGGACCACAGGAGCTGACCTGCACCACCGCGGTGGCCACAGCTGCGCGTACTGCACAGAGGCAGCTCCAAGTCTACC GCTtcccagcacccatcctggagctgagcccagcgccagctccagCAGGCAGCAAGGTGCTGGTGAGGTGCCACATTAGTGCTGCCGAGCCCCCAGCACTGTGGCTACAGCTCCATGATGCTGACAGCAAGATCCTGGCCGAGGGGCCACATTCCCAGCTGGAGCTGCCGCTGGTGGCCAGCCGTGAAGACAACGGGCGGCGATTCAGGTGCCAGGCCAGACTGGACATCAATGCCACCACAGTGACAAAGGACGTGGACACCCAGCTCTCTGTGCTCT ATATGCCAGAGCTGACAGCGAGTGACTGTCCTGGGAACCGGACGTGGCTGCGGGGGACATGGGAAGCTCTTTCCTGCCATGCCACTGGCAACCCTGTGCCCACTGTAGTGTGTGGCCGAGATGGCGTCACTGTCAGCACCAGGGTCCCAGAGCTGGTCACCCGCTCCCGAGCCGGCACCTACCTCTGCAATGCCACCAACAGCTTGGGGACACAGAGCCGGCTTGTTACTGTCCGCGTGGAGT ATGAGCCCATGCTGACGGAGAGGGGCTGCCCCATGCACCGGATCTGGGTGGAGGGCGAGCGGCGGGAGCTGTCGTGTCGCGCCGATGGGGACCCGCCACCCAGCACCCGCTGCGCCCGCGACGGTGGCACCATGGGCAGGTCGGGAATGCACCGGGTGGTTCACCGCGCCGATGCCGGGCGCTACGTCTGCCGGGCCACCAACAAGCACGGCACTGCAGTGCGCAGCGTGGTGGTGACAGTGGAGT ATGAGCCAAGCATGGCAGAGCCCGGGTGCCCAGCACAGAGGCTCTGGGTTGAGGGGAGGCCAGCGGAGCTGGTCTGTGCAGCCACTGGCAACCCCCAGCCCCACGTCGCCTGTGCCAAGCTTGGGGATGGCCACCACCTCATGGCAATGAGCACCAATGTCACCCGCGCCCACGCTGGCACCTACCAGTGCCAGGCCACCAACAGCCGCGGCTCAGCCCTGCGCAACGTCACCATCGCTGTCGAGT AG